One Orrella dioscoreae genomic window carries:
- a CDS encoding cytochrome-c peroxidase, with amino-acid sequence MHALTRLASCLIGLAVLAPVHAASDANALRNTAKGLFQPIPDTPPTEVRGLAVTEDQKELGKWLFFDPRLSRSHILSCNSCHSVGTGGADNIPTSIGHGWQRGPRNSPTVYNSVFNIAQFWDGRAADLKEQAMGPVQASVEMNNTPAQVEKTLASIPQYVDAFKRAFPGEKNPVTFENMARAIEAFETTLITPGARFDKFLAGENTLDAEELQGLRLFVDKGCVACHSGKNFGGQAYFPFGVIKKPGADVLPAEDKGRFTVTNTATDEYVFRAAPLRNVALTAPYFHSGEVWELEQAVAIMGSSQLGHELNDKEVGQIASFLRTLSGNAPDIVYPILPPSTAATPKPQH; translated from the coding sequence ATGCATGCCCTGACTCGCCTCGCGTCCTGTCTGATCGGCCTCGCTGTCCTGGCCCCCGTCCACGCCGCCTCTGATGCCAATGCCCTGCGCAATACGGCCAAGGGCCTGTTCCAGCCCATTCCCGACACGCCGCCGACGGAGGTGCGCGGCCTGGCCGTCACCGAAGACCAGAAGGAGCTGGGCAAGTGGCTCTTCTTCGATCCGCGCCTGTCGCGCAGCCACATCCTGAGCTGCAACAGCTGCCACAGCGTGGGCACCGGCGGCGCGGACAACATCCCCACGTCCATCGGCCACGGCTGGCAGCGCGGCCCGCGCAACTCGCCCACCGTCTACAACTCGGTCTTCAACATCGCGCAGTTCTGGGACGGCCGCGCGGCCGACCTGAAGGAACAGGCCATGGGCCCGGTGCAGGCCAGCGTGGAGATGAACAACACGCCCGCCCAGGTCGAGAAGACGCTGGCCAGCATCCCGCAATACGTCGATGCCTTCAAGCGCGCCTTCCCCGGCGAGAAGAACCCCGTCACCTTCGAGAACATGGCGCGCGCCATCGAAGCCTTCGAAACCACGCTGATCACGCCGGGGGCGCGCTTCGACAAATTCCTCGCCGGCGAGAACACGCTGGACGCGGAAGAACTGCAAGGCCTGCGGCTGTTCGTGGACAAGGGCTGCGTGGCCTGCCACTCGGGCAAGAACTTCGGCGGCCAGGCCTACTTCCCCTTCGGCGTCATCAAGAAGCCGGGCGCGGACGTGCTGCCCGCCGAGGACAAGGGCCGCTTCACCGTCACCAACACCGCCACCGACGAATATGTGTTCCGCGCCGCGCCGCTGCGCAACGTGGCGCTGACCGCGCCCTATTTCCACAGCGGCGAAGTGTGGGAGCTGGAACAGGCCGTGGCGATCATGGGCTCCAGCCAGTTGGGCCACGAGCTCAACGACAAGGAAGTCGGCCAGATCGCCAGCTTCCTGCGCACGCTGAGCGGCAATGCGCCTGACATC